The Bos taurus isolate L1 Dominette 01449 registration number 42190680 breed Hereford chromosome 18, ARS-UCD2.0, whole genome shotgun sequence genome has a window encoding:
- the NOP53 gene encoding ribosome biogenesis protein NOP53 isoform X2: MAAGSNGGGGGQCSKSETDTGFLGLRPTSVDPALRRRRRGPRNKKRGWRRLAQEPLGLEVDQFLEDVRLQERTSGGLISEAPDEKLFFVDTGFKDKELNKKRTKGQKRSLLLKKPLRSDLILENTSKVPVPKDVLAHQVPNARKLKRKEQLWERLAKQGKLPGEVRRAQARLLNPPAATAKPGPQDTVQRPFYDLWAKGNPLDRPLEGQDEFFLEQTKKKGVKRPQHLHTKPSRVPAVEVTPAGASYNPAFEDHQNLLWAAHEVELQREKAAEKLERQLALPASEQAATQESAFREMCQGLLEESDGEGEPGEGQDEGPEAGDPAARGEASPVPGRPAALEKKTEQQRRREKAARMLRMQQAAVRATRLRHQELFRLRGIKAQVARRLAELARRREQRKAKRLAEADKPRRLGRLKYQDPDIDVQLSSELSDSLRTLKPEGNILRDRFKSFQRRNMIEPRERAKFKRKYKVKLVEKRAFREIQ; encoded by the exons ATGGCGGCAGGAagtaatggtggtggtggagggcagTGCTCGAAAAGCGAGACCGATACCGGCTTCTTGGGGCTGCGGCCCACGTCAGTGGATCCAGCGCTGAGGAGGCGGCGACGAGGCCCAAGAAATAAGAAGCGAGGCTGGAGGCGGCTCGCTCAAGAGCCTCTGGGACTGGAAGTCGATCAGTTCTTGGAGGACGTGCGGCTGCAGGAGCGCACGAGTGG TGGCTTGATATCAGAGGCCCCCGATGAGAAACTTTTCTTCGTGGACACTGGCTTCAAGGATAAAG AACTGAACAAGAAGAGGACCAAAGGCCAGAAGAGGTCACTGCTTCTCAAGAAGCCCCTCCGGAGCGACCTCATCCTAGAGAACACCTCCAAGGTCCCTGTTCCCAAAGA CGTCCTCGCCCACCAGGTTCCCAACGCCAGGAAGCTCAAGCGGAAGGAGCAGCTATGGGAGAGGCTGGCGAAGCAGGGCAAGCTGCCCGGGGAGGTGCGCAGGGCGCAGGCCAGGCTTCTCAACCCCCCAGCGGCCACAGCCAAGCCTGGGCCCCAAGACACCGTCCAGCGGCCCTTCTACGACCTCTGGGCCAAAGGCA ACCCTCTGGACCGGCCCTTGGAGGGCCAGGATGAGTTTTTCCTGGAGCAGACCAAGAAGAAAGGCGTGAAG CGGCCGCAGCATCTGCACACCAAGCCCTCTCGGGTACCTGCCGTGGAGGTGACACCCGCGGGAGCCTCGTACAACCCAGCCTTTGAGGACCACCAG AACCTGCTCTGGGCGGCCCACGAGGTGGAGCTGCAGCGGGAGAAGGCGGCTGAGAAGCTGGAGCGGCAGCTGGCCCTGCCGGCTTCGGAGCAGGCTGCTACCCAG GAGTCTGCCTTCCGGGAGATGTGCCAGGGGCTGCTAGAGGAGTCTGACGGGGAGGGCGAGCCGGGCGAGGGCCAGGACGAGGGGCCCGAGGCGGGAGACCCGGCCGCAAGAGGGGAGGCCTCGCCCGTGCCCGGCCGCCCAgctgccctggagaagaagacggagcagcagcggcggcgggaGAAGGCTGCCCGGATGCTG AGGATGCAGCAGGCTGCAGTGCGGGCCACCCGCCTCCGGCACCAGGAGCTCTTCAGGCTGCGCGGGATCAAGGCGCAGGTGGCACGGCGCCTGGCGGAGCTGGCCCGGCGGCGGGAGCAGCGGAAGGCAAAGCGGCTGGCGGAGGCGGACAAGCCCAGGCGGCTGGGGCGGCTCAA GTATCAGGACCCCGACATCGACGTGCAGCTCAGCTCAGAGCTCTCTGACTCGCTCAGGACCCTGAAG CCCGAGGGCAACATCCTCCGTGACCGGTTCAAGAGCTTCCAGAGGAGGAACATGATCGAACCTCGGGAGCGAGCCAA gtTCAAGCGCAAGTACAAAGTGAAACTGGTGGAGAAGCGGGCGTTCCGGGAGATCCAGTGA
- the NOP53 gene encoding ribosome biogenesis protein NOP53, whose protein sequence is MAAGSNGGGGGQCSKSETDTGFLGLRPTSVDPALRRRRRGPRNKKRGWRRLAQEPLGLEVDQFLEDVRLQERTSGGLISEAPDEKLFFVDTGFKDKELNKKRTKGQKRSLLLKKPLRSDLILENTSKVPVPKDVLAHQVPNARKLKRKEQLWERLAKQGKLPGEVRRAQARLLNPPAATAKPGPQDTVQRPFYDLWAKGNPLDRPLEGQDEFFLEQTKKKGVKRPQHLHTKPSRVPAVEVTPAGASYNPAFEDHQNLLWAAHEVELQREKAAEKLERQLALPASEQAATQESAFREMCQGLLEESDGEGEPGEGQDEGPEAGDPAARGEASPVPGRPAALEKKTEQQRRREKAARMLRMQQAAVRATRLRHQELFRLRGIKAQVARRLAELARRREQRKAKRLAEADKPRRLGRLKYQDPDIDVQLSSELSDSLRTLKPEGNILRDRFKSFQRRNMIEPRERAKFKRKYKVKLVEKRAFREIQL, encoded by the exons ATGGCGGCAGGAagtaatggtggtggtggagggcagTGCTCGAAAAGCGAGACCGATACCGGCTTCTTGGGGCTGCGGCCCACGTCAGTGGATCCAGCGCTGAGGAGGCGGCGACGAGGCCCAAGAAATAAGAAGCGAGGCTGGAGGCGGCTCGCTCAAGAGCCTCTGGGACTGGAAGTCGATCAGTTCTTGGAGGACGTGCGGCTGCAGGAGCGCACGAGTGG TGGCTTGATATCAGAGGCCCCCGATGAGAAACTTTTCTTCGTGGACACTGGCTTCAAGGATAAAG AACTGAACAAGAAGAGGACCAAAGGCCAGAAGAGGTCACTGCTTCTCAAGAAGCCCCTCCGGAGCGACCTCATCCTAGAGAACACCTCCAAGGTCCCTGTTCCCAAAGA CGTCCTCGCCCACCAGGTTCCCAACGCCAGGAAGCTCAAGCGGAAGGAGCAGCTATGGGAGAGGCTGGCGAAGCAGGGCAAGCTGCCCGGGGAGGTGCGCAGGGCGCAGGCCAGGCTTCTCAACCCCCCAGCGGCCACAGCCAAGCCTGGGCCCCAAGACACCGTCCAGCGGCCCTTCTACGACCTCTGGGCCAAAGGCA ACCCTCTGGACCGGCCCTTGGAGGGCCAGGATGAGTTTTTCCTGGAGCAGACCAAGAAGAAAGGCGTGAAG CGGCCGCAGCATCTGCACACCAAGCCCTCTCGGGTACCTGCCGTGGAGGTGACACCCGCGGGAGCCTCGTACAACCCAGCCTTTGAGGACCACCAG AACCTGCTCTGGGCGGCCCACGAGGTGGAGCTGCAGCGGGAGAAGGCGGCTGAGAAGCTGGAGCGGCAGCTGGCCCTGCCGGCTTCGGAGCAGGCTGCTACCCAG GAGTCTGCCTTCCGGGAGATGTGCCAGGGGCTGCTAGAGGAGTCTGACGGGGAGGGCGAGCCGGGCGAGGGCCAGGACGAGGGGCCCGAGGCGGGAGACCCGGCCGCAAGAGGGGAGGCCTCGCCCGTGCCCGGCCGCCCAgctgccctggagaagaagacggagcagcagcggcggcgggaGAAGGCTGCCCGGATGCTG AGGATGCAGCAGGCTGCAGTGCGGGCCACCCGCCTCCGGCACCAGGAGCTCTTCAGGCTGCGCGGGATCAAGGCGCAGGTGGCACGGCGCCTGGCGGAGCTGGCCCGGCGGCGGGAGCAGCGGAAGGCAAAGCGGCTGGCGGAGGCGGACAAGCCCAGGCGGCTGGGGCGGCTCAA GTATCAGGACCCCGACATCGACGTGCAGCTCAGCTCAGAGCTCTCTGACTCGCTCAGGACCCTGAAG CCCGAGGGCAACATCCTCCGTGACCGGTTCAAGAGCTTCCAGAGGAGGAACATGATCGAACCTCGGGAGCGAGCCAA gtTCAAGCGCAAGTACAAAGTGAAACTGGTGGAGAAGCGGGCGTTCCGGGAGATCCA GTTGTAG
- the EHD2 gene encoding EH domain-containing protein 2 yields the protein MFSWLKRGGARGQQPEAIRTVTSALKELYREKLLPLEEHYRFGTFHSPALEDADFDGKPMVLVAGQYSTGKTSFIQYLLEQEVPGSRVGPEPTTDCFVAVMHGDTEGTVPGNALVVDPDKPFRKLNPFGNTFLNRFMCAQLPNQVLESISIIDTPGILSGAKQRVSRGYDFPAVLRWFAERVDLIILLFDAHKLEISDEFSEAIGALRGHEDKIRVVLNKADMVETQQLMRVYGALMWALGKVVGTPEVLRVYIGSFWSQPLLVPDNRRLFELEEQDLFRDIQGLPRHAALRKLNDLVKRARLVRVHAYIISYLKKEMPSVFGKENKKKQLILKLPVIFAKIQLEHHISPGDFPDCQKMQELLMAHDFTKFHSLKPKLLEALDEMLTHDIAKLMPLLRQEELESTDVGVQGGAFEGTHMGPFVERGPDEALEDGEEGSDDDAEWVVTKDKSKYDEIFYNLAPADGKLSGTKAKTWMVGTKLPNSVLGRIWKLSDVDRDGMLDDEEFALASHLIEAKLEGHGLPTNLPRRLVPPSKRRHKGSAE from the exons ATGTTCAGCTGGCTGAAGCGGGGCGGGGCTCGGGGCCAGCAGCCGGAGGCCATCCGCACGGTGACCTCGGCCCTCAAGGAGCTGTACCGCGAAAAGCTGCTGCCTTTGGAGGAGCACTACCGCTTCGGGACCTTCCATTCTCCAGCCCTGGAGGATGCCGACTTCGATGGCAAGCCCATGGTGCTGGTGGCTGGCCAGTACAGCACGGGCAAGACCAGCTTCATTCAGTACCTGCTAGAGCAGGAGGTGCCCGGCTCCCGGGTGGGGCCCGAGCCCACCACCGACTGCTTCGTGGCTGTCATGCACGGTGACACCGAGGGCACCGTGCCTGGCAATGCCCTCGTCGTTGACCCGGACAAGCCCTTCCGTAAACTCAACCCCTTCGGGAATACCTTCCTCAACAG GTTCATGTGCGCCCAGCTCCCCAATCAGGTCCTGGAGAGCATCAGCATCATCGACACCCCGGGCATCCTGTCGGGGGCCAAGCAGAGAGTGAGCCGTG GCTACGACTTCCCGGCTGTGCTGCGCTGGTTCGCGGAGCGCGTGGACCTCATCATACTGCTCTTCGATGCTCACAAGCTGGAGATCTCGGACGAGTTCTCGGAGGCCATCGGCGCCCTGCGAGGCCATGAGGACAAGATCCGCGTGGTGCTCAACAAGGCCGACATGGTGGAGACGCAGCAGCTGATGCGTGTCTACGGGGCGCTCATGTGGGCGCTGGGCAAGGTGGTGGGCACACCCGAGGTGCTGCGCGTCTATATCGGCTCCTTCTGGTCCCAGCCCCTGCTGGTACCTGACAACCGGCGCCTCTTCGAGCTGGAGGAACAAGACCTTTTCCGCGACATCCAGGGCCTGCCGCGCCACGCTGCGCTGCGCAAGCTCAATGATCTGGTGAAGAGAGCCCGGCTGGTGCGG GTTCACGCCTACATCATCAGCTACCTGAAGAAGGAGATGCCCTCCGTGTTTGGGAAGGAAAACAAGAAGAAGCAGCTGATCCTCAAGCTGCCCGTCATCTTCGCCAAGATTCAGTTGGAGCATCACATATCTCCTGGCGACTTCCCGGACTGCCAGAAGATGCAG GAGCTGCTGATGGCTCATGACTTCACCAAGTTCCACTCGTTGAAGCCAAAGCTGCTGGAGGCCCTGGATGAGATGCTGACCCACGACATCGCCAAGCTCATGCCCCTGCTCCGGCAGGAGGAGCTGGAGAGCACGGATGTGGGTGTGCAGGGGGGCGCTTTCGAGGGCACCCACATGGGTCCCTTCGTGGAGCGGGGGCCTGATGAGGCCCTGGAGGACGGAGAGGAGGGCTCGGATGATGACGCCGAGTGGGTGGTGACCAAGGACAAGTCCAAGTACGACGAGATCTTCTACAACCTGGCGCCGGCCGACGGCAAGCTGAGTGGTACCAAGGCCAAGACCTGGATGGTGGGCACCAAGCTCCCCAATTCCGTGCTGGGCCGCATCTGGAAGCTGAGCGATGTTGACCGCGATGGCATGCTGGACGACGAGGAGTTCGCCCTGGCCAGCCACCTCATCGAGGCCAAGCTCGAGGGCCACGGGCTGCCCACCAACCTGCCCCGCCGCCTGGTGCCACCCTCCAAGCGGCGCCACAAGGGCTCAGCCGAGTGA
- the NOP53 gene encoding ribosome biogenesis protein NOP53 isoform X1, translating into MAAGSNGGGGGQCSKSETDTGFLGLRPTSVDPALRRRRRGPRNKKRGWRRLAQEPLGLEVDQFLEDVRLQERTSGGLISEAPDEKLFFVDTGFKDKELNKKRTKGQKRSLLLKKPLRSDLILENTSKVPVPKDVLAHQVPNARKLKRKEQLWERLAKQGKLPGEVRRAQARLLNPPAATAKPGPQDTVQRPFYDLWAKGNPLDRPLEGQDEFFLEQTKKKGVKRPQHLHTKPSRVPAVEVTPAGASYNPAFEDHQNLLWAAHEVELQREKAAEKLERQLALPASEQAATQESAFREMCQGLLEESDGEGEPGEGQDEGPEAGDPAARGEASPVPGRPAALEKKTEQQRRREKAARMLRMQQAAVRATRLRHQELFRLRGIKAQVARRLAELARRREQRKAKRLAEADKPRRLGRLKYQDPDIDVQLSSELSDSLRTLKPEGNILRDRFKSFQRRNMIEPRERAKFKRKYKVKLVEKRAFREIHLPSVPRL; encoded by the exons ATGGCGGCAGGAagtaatggtggtggtggagggcagTGCTCGAAAAGCGAGACCGATACCGGCTTCTTGGGGCTGCGGCCCACGTCAGTGGATCCAGCGCTGAGGAGGCGGCGACGAGGCCCAAGAAATAAGAAGCGAGGCTGGAGGCGGCTCGCTCAAGAGCCTCTGGGACTGGAAGTCGATCAGTTCTTGGAGGACGTGCGGCTGCAGGAGCGCACGAGTGG TGGCTTGATATCAGAGGCCCCCGATGAGAAACTTTTCTTCGTGGACACTGGCTTCAAGGATAAAG AACTGAACAAGAAGAGGACCAAAGGCCAGAAGAGGTCACTGCTTCTCAAGAAGCCCCTCCGGAGCGACCTCATCCTAGAGAACACCTCCAAGGTCCCTGTTCCCAAAGA CGTCCTCGCCCACCAGGTTCCCAACGCCAGGAAGCTCAAGCGGAAGGAGCAGCTATGGGAGAGGCTGGCGAAGCAGGGCAAGCTGCCCGGGGAGGTGCGCAGGGCGCAGGCCAGGCTTCTCAACCCCCCAGCGGCCACAGCCAAGCCTGGGCCCCAAGACACCGTCCAGCGGCCCTTCTACGACCTCTGGGCCAAAGGCA ACCCTCTGGACCGGCCCTTGGAGGGCCAGGATGAGTTTTTCCTGGAGCAGACCAAGAAGAAAGGCGTGAAG CGGCCGCAGCATCTGCACACCAAGCCCTCTCGGGTACCTGCCGTGGAGGTGACACCCGCGGGAGCCTCGTACAACCCAGCCTTTGAGGACCACCAG AACCTGCTCTGGGCGGCCCACGAGGTGGAGCTGCAGCGGGAGAAGGCGGCTGAGAAGCTGGAGCGGCAGCTGGCCCTGCCGGCTTCGGAGCAGGCTGCTACCCAG GAGTCTGCCTTCCGGGAGATGTGCCAGGGGCTGCTAGAGGAGTCTGACGGGGAGGGCGAGCCGGGCGAGGGCCAGGACGAGGGGCCCGAGGCGGGAGACCCGGCCGCAAGAGGGGAGGCCTCGCCCGTGCCCGGCCGCCCAgctgccctggagaagaagacggagcagcagcggcggcgggaGAAGGCTGCCCGGATGCTG AGGATGCAGCAGGCTGCAGTGCGGGCCACCCGCCTCCGGCACCAGGAGCTCTTCAGGCTGCGCGGGATCAAGGCGCAGGTGGCACGGCGCCTGGCGGAGCTGGCCCGGCGGCGGGAGCAGCGGAAGGCAAAGCGGCTGGCGGAGGCGGACAAGCCCAGGCGGCTGGGGCGGCTCAA GTATCAGGACCCCGACATCGACGTGCAGCTCAGCTCAGAGCTCTCTGACTCGCTCAGGACCCTGAAG CCCGAGGGCAACATCCTCCGTGACCGGTTCAAGAGCTTCCAGAGGAGGAACATGATCGAACCTCGGGAGCGAGCCAA gtTCAAGCGCAAGTACAAAGTGAAACTGGTGGAGAAGCGGGCGTTCCGGGAGATCCA CCTCCCCTCTGTCCCCAGGTTGTAG